In Desulfovibrio sp. Fe33, the genomic window GTCGTAGATGGAGACGTCCACGCCGGAACCGAGCGCGCGGGCCATGAGCTTTTGGGCCAGGGCCGGGGCGTTGACGAAGCCGAGGATGCGGTTGGCCAGGACCACGCCGCCCACCAGGGTGGCCATGTCCTCCATGGCCGGGTTGATGAGGGCATAGCCGATGCGTTCGCCTGCCATGGACAGGTTCTTGGAGAAGGAGGAGCAGACCACCGAGTATTTGTAGATGGGCAGCAGGCTCGGCACTTCCACGCCGTCGAAGGCGAGGAACCTGTAGGGTTCGTCGGCCAGGATGAAGATGGGCCGCTCACGTCCCTCGTTGTGCTTTTCAAGGATGGCGGCCAGCCCTTCGAGGGAGGCCCTGTCGTAGACCGCGCCCGAGGGGTTGTTGGGGGAGTTCAGCATGACCACGCGGGTCTTTTCGGAGATGGCCTTGTCCATGGTTTCCAGGTCGAGTTGGAAGGTCAGGGGCTTGGCCGGGACCGGGGTGAGCTTCGCGCCGTGGTTCTCGCAGTAGAAGCCGTATTCCACGAAGAACGGGGCCGGGGTAATGACCTCGTCGCCCGGTTCGAGCACGGCGCGGAAGAACGAGTTGAGTGCCCCCGCTGCG contains:
- a CDS encoding pyridoxal phosphate-dependent aminotransferase, coding for MQLISSQVAGYMTRSSWIRKMFEEGIALKKQFGEDAVCDFSLGNPDLPPPAAIKEGLLELAQEADKPFFMGYMPNFGYPDVREKLAAEVSKEQGTPVPAESLVITCGAAGALNSFFRAVLEPGDEVITPAPFFVEYGFYCENHGAKLTPVPAKPLTFQLDLETMDKAISEKTRVVMLNSPNNPSGAVYDRASLEGLAAILEKHNEGRERPIFILADEPYRFLAFDGVEVPSLLPIYKYSVVCSSFSKNLSMAGERIGYALINPAMEDMATLVGGVVLANRILGFVNAPALAQKLMARALGSGVDVSIYDRRRKAMAEVLDSAGYEFTMPKGAFYFFPKAPGGDDVKFCAALQEEKVLAVPGSGFGYPGFFRLSFSVEDKIIPRSREGFAAAIAKFK